A genomic region of Magnolia sinica isolate HGM2019 chromosome 6, MsV1, whole genome shotgun sequence contains the following coding sequences:
- the LOC131247932 gene encoding uncharacterized protein LOC131247932 isoform X2: MAAERAAAAVAGEEEEEELSNGGNPISSPSLSSYLGLSFYVFLGFLPKSYLSFISSLQSRNRTLSLKLLQAEEQLKQMRSHRKEDSKANAKVVEIFASHRNSWQQEEKRLLQQIDASTEEIACLKAKIEDMEKSEAELRICVEKLRQNVEERDEMIGFMSRKADDEEDVKEAEIRGHGSKSRATFGRNGEEGGDLGEYCTDFSRIGRIRVSQGLDPVPEACFMERIMERNAAEADGMAVLYGQRNGFGRDFLPSASVAWMERSSEWQQDLQYDTQEPLYHTKHFVARESPWKVDGESTGVSSKLKLLEQELLNLERVGNGELSKVPSLMRKQAKRYQALAGKIDDLCRRMQASDPCEPTLSSEFRTQRQTEFLIETFRLQQRAIETGQKLTVLQAETVKSFLGDDLGGQAKVTTRRSLDSIRNNFKEIQRNLEIWLARIMGDLEGILARDGASRVREYYMSRYPFIR; the protein is encoded by the exons ATGGCGGCGGAGAGAGCAGCAGCTGCGGTtgcaggagaagaagaagaagaagaactgtcGAACGGAGGAAATCCCatctcttctccttctctctcttcttatcTCGGCCTCAGCTTCTACGTATTCCTAGGGTTTCTCCCCAAATCATACCTCTCGTTCATCTCCTCTCTCCAATCACGCAACAGAACCCTCTCTCTCAAGCTCCTCCAAGCCGAGGAACAGCTCAAGCAGATGAGATCCCACCGGAAAGAGGACTCGAAAGCAAACGCCAAGGTCGTCGAGATCTTCGCTAGCCATCGGAATTCGTGGCAGCAAGAAGAGAAGCGCCTGCTCCAGCAGATCGACGCATCGACGGAGGAGATCGCTTGCCTCAAGGCAAAGATAGAGGATATGGAGAAATCGGAGGCCGAATTGCGTATCTGTGTCGAGAAGCTGCGGCAGAACGTTGAGGAGCGGGATGAGATGATCGGGTTCATGTCGAGGAAGGCGGATGATGAGGAGGATGTGAAGGAAGCAGAGATCCGTGGGCACGGATCGAAGAGCAGGGCCACGTTTGGTAGGAATGGAGAGGAAGGCGGCGATTTAGGGGAGTATTGCACGGATTTTTCGAGGATTGGGAGAATCAGGGTTTCGCAAGGGTTGGATCCGGTCCCTGAGGCTTGTTTCATGGAGAGGATTATGGAAAGGAATGCTGCTGAAGCGGACGGGATGGCAGTTCTTTACGGGCAGAGGAATGGCTTTGGGAGGGATTTCTTGCCATCAGCTTCTGTTGCTTGGATGGAACGATCGAGTGAATGGCAGCAG GATTTACAGTATGACACCCAGGAACCGCTGTATCATACCAAGCATTTTGTAGCGAG GGAGTCTCCTTGGAAAGTAGATGGTGAATCAACAGGAGTTTCCTCTAAGCTGAAATTGCTGGAGCAGGAATTGCTGAACTTGGAGAGAGTGGGGAATGGGGAGCTTTCAAAGGTTCCCTCATTGATGAGGAAGCAAGCAAAGAGATATCAAGCTCTTGCAGGGAAGATTGATGATCTATGCAGGAGAATG CAAGCAAGCGACCCCTGTGAGCCAACCCTCAGCTCAGAGTTCCGAACCCAGCGGCAGACAGAATTCTTGATTGAAACCTTCCGCCTTCAACAACGCGCTATCGAGACCGGTCAGAAGTTGACAGTTTTGCAAGCAGAAACAGTTAAGAGCTTTTTGGGCGACGATCTGGGGGGCCAAGCAAAGGTGACCACAAGACGATCTTTGGATTCCATTAGGAACAACTTCAAGGAAATCCAAAGGAATTTGGAGATTTGGTTGGCTAGAATTATGGGTGACCTGGAAGGGATTCTGGCAAGAGATGGTGCATCACGTGTAAGGGAATATTATATGTCTAGATATCCTTTTATACGGTAA
- the LOC131247932 gene encoding uncharacterized protein LOC131247932 isoform X1, with protein sequence MAAERAAAAVAGEEEEEELSNGGNPISSPSLSSYLGLSFYVFLGFLPKSYLSFISSLQSRNRTLSLKLLQAEEQLKQMRSHRKEDSKANAKVVEIFASHRNSWQQEEKRLLQQIDASTEEIACLKAKIEDMEKSEAELRICVEKLRQNVEERDEMIGFMSRKADDEEDVKEAEIRGHGSKSRATFGRNGEEGGDLGEYCTDFSRIGRIRVSQGLDPVPEACFMERIMERNAAEADGMAVLYGQRNGFGRDFLPSASVAWMERSSEWQQDLQYDTQEPLYHTKHFVARRESPWKVDGESTGVSSKLKLLEQELLNLERVGNGELSKVPSLMRKQAKRYQALAGKIDDLCRRMQASDPCEPTLSSEFRTQRQTEFLIETFRLQQRAIETGQKLTVLQAETVKSFLGDDLGGQAKVTTRRSLDSIRNNFKEIQRNLEIWLARIMGDLEGILARDGASRVREYYMSRYPFIR encoded by the exons ATGGCGGCGGAGAGAGCAGCAGCTGCGGTtgcaggagaagaagaagaagaagaactgtcGAACGGAGGAAATCCCatctcttctccttctctctcttcttatcTCGGCCTCAGCTTCTACGTATTCCTAGGGTTTCTCCCCAAATCATACCTCTCGTTCATCTCCTCTCTCCAATCACGCAACAGAACCCTCTCTCTCAAGCTCCTCCAAGCCGAGGAACAGCTCAAGCAGATGAGATCCCACCGGAAAGAGGACTCGAAAGCAAACGCCAAGGTCGTCGAGATCTTCGCTAGCCATCGGAATTCGTGGCAGCAAGAAGAGAAGCGCCTGCTCCAGCAGATCGACGCATCGACGGAGGAGATCGCTTGCCTCAAGGCAAAGATAGAGGATATGGAGAAATCGGAGGCCGAATTGCGTATCTGTGTCGAGAAGCTGCGGCAGAACGTTGAGGAGCGGGATGAGATGATCGGGTTCATGTCGAGGAAGGCGGATGATGAGGAGGATGTGAAGGAAGCAGAGATCCGTGGGCACGGATCGAAGAGCAGGGCCACGTTTGGTAGGAATGGAGAGGAAGGCGGCGATTTAGGGGAGTATTGCACGGATTTTTCGAGGATTGGGAGAATCAGGGTTTCGCAAGGGTTGGATCCGGTCCCTGAGGCTTGTTTCATGGAGAGGATTATGGAAAGGAATGCTGCTGAAGCGGACGGGATGGCAGTTCTTTACGGGCAGAGGAATGGCTTTGGGAGGGATTTCTTGCCATCAGCTTCTGTTGCTTGGATGGAACGATCGAGTGAATGGCAGCAG GATTTACAGTATGACACCCAGGAACCGCTGTATCATACCAAGCATTTTGTAGCGAG AAGGGAGTCTCCTTGGAAAGTAGATGGTGAATCAACAGGAGTTTCCTCTAAGCTGAAATTGCTGGAGCAGGAATTGCTGAACTTGGAGAGAGTGGGGAATGGGGAGCTTTCAAAGGTTCCCTCATTGATGAGGAAGCAAGCAAAGAGATATCAAGCTCTTGCAGGGAAGATTGATGATCTATGCAGGAGAATG CAAGCAAGCGACCCCTGTGAGCCAACCCTCAGCTCAGAGTTCCGAACCCAGCGGCAGACAGAATTCTTGATTGAAACCTTCCGCCTTCAACAACGCGCTATCGAGACCGGTCAGAAGTTGACAGTTTTGCAAGCAGAAACAGTTAAGAGCTTTTTGGGCGACGATCTGGGGGGCCAAGCAAAGGTGACCACAAGACGATCTTTGGATTCCATTAGGAACAACTTCAAGGAAATCCAAAGGAATTTGGAGATTTGGTTGGCTAGAATTATGGGTGACCTGGAAGGGATTCTGGCAAGAGATGGTGCATCACGTGTAAGGGAATATTATATGTCTAGATATCCTTTTATACGGTAA